A stretch of the Meles meles chromosome 19, mMelMel3.1 paternal haplotype, whole genome shotgun sequence genome encodes the following:
- the LOC123931809 gene encoding phospholipase A2 inhibitor and Ly6/PLAUR domain-containing protein, translated as MRTPVKPVTFLLAFTLLCTLLGLGCPLSCEVCRGSGPTCSGKMKVCEAGQDACVVIVGESCTKGHHSLNTYKACMKYSDCYSGFVSTTMGPKDYMVSNTRCCQSDGCNQGSVPPPQNNRTENGLQCPACVAPFQETCPGTQSARCVGQETHCVYFAGNVQAGLINPKFATRGCATESACYAKAGAQVPSASYLYFLRRADCLPAPQFPGRVE; from the exons ATGAGGACTCCCGTGAAACCGGTGACCTTCCTGCTGGCCTTCACACTGCTCTGCACCCTCCTGGGTCTGG GGTGCCCGCTGAGCTGTGAAGTGTGCAGGGGCTCCGGGCCCACTTGCAGCGGGAAAATGAAGGTCTGCGAGGCCGGCCAGGACGCATGCGTGGTCATCGTCGGGGAGTCGTGCACAA AGGGCCACCACTCACTGAACACCTACAAGGCCTGTATGAAGTACAGCGACTGCTACTCGGGATTCGTGTCCACCACGATGGGCCCCAAGGACTACATGGTGTCCAACACCCGCTGCTGCCAGAGTGACGGCTGCAACCAGGGCTCGGTGCCCC CTCCCCAAAACAATCGGACGGAGAACGGCCTCCAGTGCCCAGCCTGCGTGGCGCCCTTTCAGGAGACATGTCCAGGGACCCAGTCAGCTCGCTGTGTTGGCCAGGAAACCCACTGTGTCTACTTCGCTGGCAACGTGCAGGCTG GTCTCATCAACCCCAAATTTGCCACTCGGGGCTGTGCTACCGAGAGTGCCTGCTACGCCAAAGCCGGGGCCCAGGTGCCTTCAGCCTCTTATCTCTACTTCCTCCGCCGAGCCGACTGCCTTCCAGCCCCCCAGTTTCCTGGCAGGGTGGAGTGA
- the IRGQ gene encoding immunity-related GTPase family Q protein: protein MPPPRGDVTALFLGPPGCGKSALIAALCDGNVETIEIPEGRPDSGIPSLRAAGPGLFLGELSCPPAEPGPWAAEANVLVLVLPGPEGNGEPLAPALGEAARAALARGTPLLAVRNLRPGDSENEAQARDRTTALLKSTGLEAATLFVLPAECGGRDGCKELERLRVALRSQAEVLQRLLPPAQDGFEVLGAAELEAVREAFETGGLEAALSWVRAGLERLGSARLDLAVAGKTDVSLVLNMLLGLDPSDPEDEPVFTPPGPKPYPAPERPNVVLWNVPLGSAGTAAAPHPTHYDALILVTPGAPTEEDWAQVRPFVLPDAPLVCVRTDGEGEDPEYLEEEERAENAGSESLENAGGEGLKNARSEGKEKRGTGLQKGSGEESEKAGSREGSEKGSESLTCVGGGGKKSGNGDSEHVAALSPEDETWEVLEEAPPPVFPLRPGGLPGLCEWLRRALPPAQAGALLLALPPTSPHGARLKAAALRAGAWRPALLASLAAAAAPVPGLGWACDVALLRGQLAEWRRALGLEPAALARRERALGLTPGELAERTRFPGPVTRAEVEARLGAWAGEGTAGGAALGALSFLWPAGGAAATGGLGYRAAHGVLLQALNEMQADAEAVLAPHGPAQ, encoded by the exons ATGCCGCCGCCACGGGGTGACGTGACCGCCTTGTTCCTCGGGCCTCCGGGCTGTGGCAAGTCCGCGCTGATCGCAGCGCTTTGCGACGGGAATGTGGAGACGATAGAGATTCCCGAGGGACGGCCGGACTCCGGGATCCCCAGCCTGCGAGCTGCGGGCCCTGGCCTCTTCCTGGGAGAGCTGAGCTGTCCGCCCGCGGAGCCAGGGCCCTGGGCGGCGGAGGCCAATGTGCTAGTATTGGTGCTGCCCGGCCCCGAGGGGAACGGGGAACCCTTGGCCCCAGCGCTGGGAGAGGCAGCGCGGGCCGCCCTGGCCCGAGGGACCCCGCTGCTGGCTGTGCGGAACCTCCGTCCTGGAGATTCGGAAAATGAAGCCCAGGCCCGGGATCGGACAACCGCCCTGCTGAAGAGCACAGGGTTGGAGGCCGCAACTCTCTTCGTGCTGCCGGCGGAATGCGGCGGCAGAGATGGCTGCAAGGAATTGGAGCGCCTGCGGGTGGCGCTGCGGAGCCAGGCGGAGGTGCTGCAAAG GCTCCTTCCACCCGCTCAGGATGGCTTCGAGGTCCTGGGTGCGGCCGAGCTGGAGGCAGTGCGTGAGGCCTTTGAGACCGGTGGCCTGGAGGCGGCGCTGTCTTGGGTCCGTGCTGGCCTGGAGCGGCTGGGCAGCGCACGGCTGGACCTGGCTGTGGCAGGCAAGACTGATGTGAGCCTTGTGCTGAACATGCTGCTCGGGTTGGATCCCAGTGACCCAGAGGATGAGCCTGTTTTCACGCCCCCGGGGCCCAAGCCCTACCCGGCCCCAGAGCGTCCCAACGTGGTGCTCTGGAACGTGCCACTGGGCTCCGCGGGCACTGCTGCCGCCCCCCATCCGACCCACTACGATGCCCTCATCCTCGTCACCCCGGGGGCCCCCACTGAAGAGGACTGGGCTCAGGTTCGGCCCTTCGTGCTGCCAGATGCGCCGCTGGTCTGCGTGCGAACAGATGGTGAGGGCGAGGATCCGGAGTacctggaggaagaggaaagggcagAGAATGCCGGCTCCGAGAGCTTAGAGAACGCAGGCGGAGAGGGGTTGAAGAATGCACGCAGTGAGGGAAAGGAGAAACGTGGCACCGGGTTGCAGAAAGGTAGCGGGGAAGAGTCCGAGAAAGCAGGCAGCAGGGAAGGTTCAGAGAAAGGCAGTGAGAGTTTGACGTGTGTTGGCGGTGGCGGAAAGAAATCGGGCAACGGGGACTCAGAGCATGTGGCCGCACTGAGCCCGGAGGATGAGACTTGGGAGGTGCTGGAGGAGGCACCGCCACCCGTGTTCCCCCTGCggcctgggggcctccccggGCTCTGCGAGTGGCTGCGGCGCGCGCTCCCCCCGGCCCAGGCGGGGGCGCTGCTGCTGGCGCTGCCCCCCACGTCTCCCCACGGGGCCCGGCTGAAGGCTGCGGCGCTGCGGGCCGGTGCGTGGCGGCCGGCTCTGCTAGCTAGcctggcggcggcggcagcaccAGTCCCAGGGCTCGGCTGGGCTTGCGACGTGGCGCTGCTGCGGGGTCAGCTGGCGGAGTGGCGGCGGGCGCTGGGGCTCGAACCCGCGGCACTGGCTCGACGCGAGCGCGCACTAGGTCTGACTCCCGGGGAGCTGGCAGAGCGGACGCGCTTCCCGGGCCCGGTGACGCGCGCTGAGGTGGAGGCGCGGCTAGGCGCATGGGCGGGCGAGGGCACTGCGGGGGGCGCGGCGCTGGGCGCCCTGTCCTTCCTGTGGCCCGCGGGCGGTGCGGCGGCCACCGGCGGCCTGGGTTACCGCGCCGCTCACGGCGTCCTGCTGCAGGCCCTCAACGAGATGCAGGCCGATGCCGAGGCCGTGTTGGCGCCCCATGGGCCAGCGCAGTGA